From one Candidatus Rhodoluna planktonica genomic stretch:
- a CDS encoding PTS fructose transporter subunit IIC: MSNASTGTRIRQWLMTGVSYMIPFVAAGGILIALGFLLGAAAAGTDGIHAYDAAKMNVPTNESGAVTGFDLLNIGNWAFIIFWFGKAAFAFFVPVLAAYIAFAIADRPGLVPGFVAGALATGLDGNPLGTGTGFLGAILGGFIGGFVALWISRWKVANWIKPVMPVVVIPLLGSLITGLAMVLVLKVPVSALVNGLTAWLGSLSGAGLAVLGLVLGLMMAFDMGGPVNKVAYTFAVTGLATAGAAASATEFQVMAIVMAAGMTPPLGLALATNLRKSAFSESEVENGKAAWLLGASFISEGAIPFAAADPARVIPSIMVGSGVTGALVALFGNELRAPHGGIFVFPLVTNWLTYVLAIAIGTVVTALLVLVAKNIGAKK, translated from the coding sequence GTGTCAAACGCAAGTACAGGAACACGCATCCGCCAGTGGCTGATGACCGGTGTTTCATACATGATCCCATTCGTTGCTGCGGGTGGTATTTTGATCGCCCTTGGATTCCTTCTAGGTGCAGCTGCTGCTGGTACCGACGGTATCCACGCATATGATGCAGCAAAGATGAACGTACCAACCAACGAAAGCGGAGCCGTTACCGGTTTCGACTTGCTAAACATTGGTAACTGGGCATTCATCATTTTCTGGTTCGGTAAGGCTGCTTTTGCATTCTTCGTACCAGTTCTCGCTGCCTACATCGCATTCGCGATTGCTGACCGCCCAGGTCTAGTTCCAGGTTTCGTCGCCGGTGCTCTTGCTACCGGTCTTGACGGCAACCCACTAGGCACCGGCACCGGCTTCCTTGGCGCAATTCTCGGTGGTTTCATCGGTGGTTTCGTTGCTCTATGGATCAGCCGCTGGAAGGTTGCCAACTGGATCAAGCCAGTTATGCCAGTTGTAGTTATCCCACTTTTGGGCTCGCTAATCACTGGTCTAGCAATGGTTCTAGTTCTAAAGGTTCCAGTATCTGCTTTGGTAAACGGTCTAACCGCTTGGCTAGGCAGCCTATCGGGTGCTGGTCTTGCAGTTCTAGGTCTAGTGCTTGGTCTAATGATGGCCTTCGACATGGGTGGCCCAGTTAACAAGGTTGCTTACACCTTTGCTGTTACCGGTCTTGCCACCGCTGGCGCTGCTGCATCGGCAACTGAGTTCCAGGTAATGGCTATCGTTATGGCTGCTGGTATGACACCTCCACTAGGTCTAGCGCTTGCTACCAACCTACGTAAGTCTGCATTCTCTGAGTCTGAGGTAGAAAACGGTAAGGCTGCATGGCTTCTAGGTGCATCATTCATCTCAGAAGGTGCAATCCCATTCGCTGCTGCTGATCCAGCTCGCGTTATCCCATCAATCATGGTTGGTTCTGGTGTAACCGGTGCTCTAGTTGCCCTATTCGGCAACGAGCTTCGCGCACCGCACGGTGGAATCTTCGTGTTCCCACTAGTGACCAACTGGCTAACCTATGTGCTAGCAATTGCTATCGGTACCGTTGTAACCGCACTTCTAGTGCTTGTTGCAAAGAACATTGGTGCCAAGAAGTAA
- a CDS encoding HPr family phosphocarrier protein produces the protein MSVIKGEVEVLDPIGLHARPASQIVKLVKESELEIEIGREGEDFVKANSALRLMSLQIKPNEKLIVTVATDDEGRGNEIIIQIQEFLKG, from the coding sequence ATGTCAGTAATTAAAGGTGAAGTAGAAGTTCTCGACCCAATCGGTTTGCACGCCCGCCCAGCCAGCCAAATTGTGAAGTTAGTAAAAGAGTCTGAACTCGAAATCGAAATCGGTCGCGAGGGCGAAGATTTCGTGAAAGCAAACTCGGCACTGCGTCTAATGTCACTGCAAATCAAGCCAAACGAAAAGCTGATTGTCACAGTCGCTACCGATGACGAGGGCCGCGGCAACGAAATCATCATCCAGATTCAGGAATTTCTAAAGGGCTAG
- a CDS encoding class E sortase, which produces MSFPTKRQAFFRPANLLASVAIVGGLTIAASAAWQMFAVEDLAATSQRKAAEVEPLVVIKNTDEVGDTLRTGDVFAKLIAPRLGSDYVRQIAQGTSVEKVLNTIGVGHYISTAMPGEVGNFALAAHRAGNGGPFRDIDKFQAGDLVYVETTTATYTYRYLQTAVVAPDAINVIAANPEGLTAITSADKFLTLTTCTPIYVNTERLIVWFEQIAVAAK; this is translated from the coding sequence GTGAGTTTTCCTACGAAACGCCAAGCATTTTTCAGGCCGGCAAATTTGTTGGCGAGTGTGGCTATTGTCGGCGGTCTAACCATCGCCGCATCAGCTGCATGGCAAATGTTTGCGGTCGAAGACTTGGCGGCGACGTCACAACGAAAGGCTGCCGAGGTTGAACCGCTAGTAGTCATAAAAAACACGGATGAAGTTGGCGACACTTTGAGAACCGGGGACGTCTTCGCCAAACTTATTGCTCCTCGACTCGGTTCAGACTATGTGCGGCAAATAGCGCAAGGTACCAGTGTCGAAAAAGTCTTAAACACCATAGGTGTTGGTCACTACATTTCAACTGCGATGCCAGGTGAGGTTGGTAATTTTGCTCTGGCCGCCCACCGCGCCGGAAATGGTGGACCGTTCAGGGATATTGATAAATTTCAAGCTGGCGATTTGGTTTATGTCGAGACGACGACTGCAACCTATACCTATCGATATTTGCAAACTGCAGTGGTTGCGCCAGATGCCATAAATGTAATAGCCGCCAACCCCGAGGGGTTGACGGCCATCACATCGGCAGACAAGTTTCTAACCTTGACCACCTGCACTCCTATTTATGTCAATACCGAGCGTCTCATCGTCTGGTTCGAACAGATTGCTGTCGCTGCCAAATAA
- the rlmN gene encoding 23S rRNA (adenine(2503)-C(2))-methyltransferase RlmN, with the protein MVESRPQVRPVTEGWTQKRDAAGKPLLDFTEKKKGLPPQHLADLTAEERASWVKELGLPGFRAKQIATHYFSHYTSDPAEMTDLPAEGRAELVARILPPLMTEVRRLKTDKSDTIKFLWRLHDGALVESVLMKYPNRITLCVSSQAGCGMNCPFCATGQAGLTRNMSAAEIVEQVVRANQAISKGELGGKTTHPDGSPIRVNNIVFMGMGEPLANYNRLMQAVRTMVEPQPNGLGMSARNITVSTVGLVPSIKKLADEEIPVTFALSLHAPDDELRDELIPINSKWKVDEALDAAREYYEKTGRRVSIEYALIKDMNDHGWRADLLAEKLNARGKGWVHVNPIPLNPTPGSIWTASEPVVQNEFVRRLEKAGIPTTLRDTRGKEIDGACGQLAAAE; encoded by the coding sequence TTGGTTGAGTCACGCCCGCAAGTTCGCCCGGTCACAGAAGGCTGGACTCAAAAGCGCGACGCTGCAGGTAAGCCGCTGCTTGATTTCACCGAGAAGAAAAAAGGGCTGCCACCACAGCATCTTGCCGACCTCACTGCTGAAGAGCGCGCATCCTGGGTAAAAGAGCTTGGTTTGCCTGGTTTTAGGGCAAAACAAATTGCCACCCACTACTTCAGTCATTACACATCTGATCCGGCAGAGATGACTGATCTGCCAGCCGAAGGCCGAGCCGAATTGGTGGCGAGGATTTTGCCACCGTTGATGACCGAGGTTCGTCGGTTGAAAACCGATAAAAGTGACACCATCAAGTTTTTGTGGCGTCTGCATGACGGTGCGTTGGTCGAATCGGTTCTTATGAAGTATCCGAACCGCATAACGTTATGTGTTTCTTCGCAGGCTGGCTGCGGAATGAACTGCCCATTTTGCGCCACCGGTCAAGCTGGCCTAACTCGCAACATGTCGGCGGCCGAAATTGTTGAACAGGTAGTTCGCGCGAATCAGGCAATCTCCAAAGGAGAGTTGGGTGGTAAAACTACTCACCCTGACGGCAGCCCGATTCGCGTCAACAACATTGTTTTCATGGGGATGGGTGAGCCTTTGGCCAACTACAACCGTCTAATGCAGGCGGTTCGCACCATGGTTGAGCCACAGCCAAATGGCCTGGGAATGTCGGCGCGCAACATCACCGTCTCTACAGTTGGTTTGGTGCCATCCATCAAAAAGCTAGCCGATGAAGAAATCCCGGTGACTTTTGCTCTGTCTTTACACGCTCCCGATGACGAACTTCGTGACGAGCTCATTCCGATCAATTCGAAGTGGAAGGTCGATGAGGCGCTTGATGCGGCTCGGGAATATTATGAAAAAACTGGTCGACGCGTTTCCATCGAGTACGCGCTGATTAAAGACATGAACGATCACGGCTGGCGAGCCGATTTGCTTGCCGAAAAATTGAATGCTCGCGGCAAGGGTTGGGTGCACGTCAATCCAATTCCCTTGAATCCAACCCCAGGATCTATTTGGACTGCTTCAGAACCCGTGGTGCAAAACGAGTTTGTTCGCCGTCTCGAAAAAGCGGGTATCCCCACCACGCTTCGTGACACTCGCGGCAAAGAAATTGACGGCGCTTGCGGTCAGTTGGCGGCGGCCGAATAA
- a CDS encoding L-lactate dehydrogenase encodes MSSTAHSKVSIIGAGAVGASMAYAMLIRESAREVVLYDTNEPKVRAEVLDLAHGTQFTGATSVSGGADISVTANSDVIVVTAGAKQKPGQTRLELVGVNAAITRSLIPQLLEHSPEAIIILVTNPCDVLATVAQQISGLPANRVFSSGTVLDSSRLRWLLGERLGVNASSIHAMIIGEHGDSEFGLWSQAAIGPVPLMNWRDENGRGLSELELDEIAHSVRNAAYQVIEGKGATNYAIGLSGARIVEAVLSDENAILPVSSVLQNYHGISGIAMSVPTLVNRNGAARAIEVPMTDGELALFERSAAAIRNSLASIT; translated from the coding sequence ATGAGCAGCACAGCACACAGCAAGGTTTCGATTATCGGTGCCGGAGCCGTCGGCGCATCAATGGCATACGCGATGTTGATTCGCGAATCAGCGCGCGAGGTAGTGCTTTACGACACCAATGAACCCAAAGTGCGGGCAGAAGTTTTAGACCTAGCGCACGGCACTCAATTCACTGGGGCCACCTCGGTCAGCGGCGGCGCCGACATATCGGTCACTGCAAATTCTGACGTAATTGTGGTTACTGCCGGAGCCAAACAAAAACCTGGGCAAACCCGACTAGAGCTAGTTGGTGTGAATGCCGCAATCACCCGCTCACTCATCCCCCAGCTGCTTGAACATTCACCCGAAGCAATCATCATTCTGGTGACCAACCCATGCGACGTTTTAGCTACCGTGGCGCAGCAAATTTCAGGACTGCCGGCAAACAGAGTTTTCTCTTCAGGCACGGTGCTTGATTCTTCGAGACTTCGATGGTTACTCGGCGAGCGCCTCGGAGTAAACGCATCAAGCATCCACGCGATGATTATTGGCGAGCACGGTGACAGCGAATTTGGTCTATGGTCGCAAGCTGCAATCGGCCCAGTACCGCTGATGAATTGGCGTGACGAAAATGGTCGTGGCCTGAGCGAACTCGAATTGGATGAAATTGCGCACTCGGTTCGAAACGCTGCGTATCAGGTAATAGAAGGCAAAGGAGCAACGAACTATGCGATTGGGCTTTCTGGTGCGCGAATTGTCGAGGCAGTGCTCTCCGACGAAAACGCCATTTTGCCAGTGAGTTCAGTTTTGCAAAATTATCACGGCATTTCAGGCATCGCGATGTCGGTGCCTACCCTGGTAAATCGAAACGGTGCCGCCCGCGCAATTGAGGTGCCAATGACCGATGGCGAACTCGCGTTGTTTGAGCGTTCGGCTGCAGCGATACGCAATTCACTTGCCAGCATCACTTAG
- a CDS encoding glutathione peroxidase has product MSLNLIELEMQDGRLTNFGEFAGKTVLVVNVASKCGLTPQYEALEALYKKYADRGLVIVGVPSDTFKQEFKDDASIAEFCSLNYGVTFPLTKLAKVNGRNRHPLFKELVKAKDGMGLAGPVMWNFEKFLVSPNGKIQRFRPNMKPDDPAIVAAIEASLGN; this is encoded by the coding sequence ATGAGCCTGAATCTGATTGAACTCGAAATGCAAGATGGACGCCTAACCAACTTTGGCGAATTCGCTGGCAAAACCGTATTAGTTGTAAATGTCGCCTCAAAATGCGGTCTGACTCCGCAGTACGAAGCGCTTGAGGCGCTTTATAAAAAGTATGCCGATCGTGGTCTTGTTATAGTCGGCGTGCCTTCAGACACTTTCAAGCAAGAGTTTAAAGACGATGCGTCGATTGCTGAATTCTGCAGCCTGAACTACGGGGTAACTTTCCCGCTAACTAAACTTGCCAAGGTGAATGGGCGCAACCGTCATCCGCTGTTCAAAGAACTGGTCAAAGCCAAAGATGGCATGGGGCTAGCCGGGCCAGTGATGTGGAATTTTGAGAAATTCTTAGTCAGCCCAAACGGCAAGATCCAGCGCTTTCGCCCAAACATGAAGCCAGATGACCCGGCAATTGTTGCCGCTATCGAGGCCAGCCTCGGCAACTAA
- a CDS encoding PTS fructose transporter subunit IIB — MAKIVCVTSCITGIAHTYMAAEALEQAGKKLGHEVLVETQGSAGSNPFKQDVIDSADAVIFAVDLEVIGRDRFAGKPYIQVGVAKAIKSATELVEQVLEAAANGTAAKVGEAAPKAEAPAAAEKPSSGEKKGLFGGLFGKK, encoded by the coding sequence ATGGCCAAAATTGTTTGCGTCACTTCATGCATCACCGGCATCGCCCACACCTACATGGCAGCCGAAGCACTAGAGCAGGCTGGCAAAAAGCTAGGTCACGAAGTGCTTGTTGAGACTCAGGGCTCAGCTGGCTCGAACCCTTTCAAGCAAGATGTCATCGACTCAGCCGATGCAGTAATTTTCGCCGTTGACCTAGAGGTCATCGGTCGCGACCGGTTCGCCGGCAAGCCATACATCCAGGTTGGTGTGGCTAAAGCCATCAAGAGCGCAACCGAACTGGTCGAACAGGTTCTCGAAGCTGCTGCCAACGGCACTGCAGCCAAGGTTGGCGAAGCAGCACCAAAGGCCGAAGCGCCTGCGGCTGCAGAAAAGCCAAGCAGCGGCGAGAAAAAAGGTCTCTTCGGCGGCCTTTTTGGCAAAAAGTAA
- a CDS encoding Atu2307/SP_0267 family LLM class monooxygenase, whose translation MTNPADIKFGLDTFGDMTVDDNGNPESAGQVIRNMIEQAKLADELGIYGINVGEHHRDDFAVSSPDTVLAGMATVTKNIKLGSGVTVLSSEDPVRVYQAFATIDGLSNGRAEITAGRGSFIESFPLFGYELSDYNALFEEKLELLVELLKEQPVTWSGSVRAGLTNQQVYPKTEGGAIPLRVGVGGSPESVVRAARLGANLALAIIGGDPARFAPFAKLYRDYLNELGKPQLPVSIHSPGHIAETDHDAVEAQWPHYETMFGRIGRERGWGPTTKNHYLQEVKYGSLYVGSPETVAQKIAYAITAVGAQRFDLKYANGPMPHSKLMKSIELYGTVVIPRVRELLAEQPAVAVA comes from the coding sequence ATGACAAACCCAGCAGACATCAAATTTGGCCTCGACACTTTCGGCGACATGACCGTTGATGACAATGGCAACCCAGAATCAGCCGGCCAAGTAATTCGAAACATGATCGAGCAGGCCAAGTTGGCCGATGAGCTGGGCATTTACGGAATCAACGTTGGCGAACATCACCGTGACGACTTTGCCGTGAGCTCTCCAGACACGGTTCTCGCCGGTATGGCCACGGTCACCAAAAACATCAAACTTGGCTCTGGTGTAACTGTGCTTTCAAGTGAAGACCCGGTTCGGGTTTACCAAGCCTTTGCAACCATCGATGGCCTGTCTAACGGCCGTGCAGAAATCACCGCTGGCCGCGGCTCGTTTATCGAATCTTTTCCACTTTTCGGCTACGAACTTAGCGACTACAACGCCCTCTTTGAAGAGAAACTTGAGCTTTTAGTTGAGTTGCTCAAAGAGCAACCGGTTACCTGGTCCGGAAGCGTTCGCGCTGGCCTGACCAACCAGCAGGTCTACCCTAAGACCGAGGGAGGGGCCATCCCGTTGCGCGTTGGCGTTGGTGGCAGCCCAGAATCGGTTGTTCGAGCGGCACGTCTGGGAGCAAACCTAGCACTGGCAATTATCGGTGGCGACCCGGCAAGATTTGCGCCATTTGCAAAGTTGTATCGCGACTACTTGAACGAGTTGGGTAAGCCGCAGTTGCCGGTTTCCATCCACTCGCCAGGCCACATTGCTGAAACCGATCACGATGCAGTTGAGGCGCAATGGCCACACTACGAGACTATGTTTGGTCGCATCGGTCGTGAACGCGGATGGGGCCCAACCACCAAAAACCACTATCTGCAAGAGGTGAAGTACGGCTCGCTCTACGTTGGTTCACCAGAAACCGTCGCGCAAAAAATTGCCTACGCAATTACCGCGGTGGGTGCACAACGTTTCGATCTAAAGTATGCCAACGGCCCAATGCCGCACAGCAAACTAATGAAGAGCATTGAACTCTACGGCACTGTGGTAATTCCACGTGTTCGTGAATTGCTGGCCGAACAGCCAGCCGTTGCTGTTGCTTAG
- a CDS encoding putative PEP-binding protein, with amino-acid sequence MTLTQGTVLSGLGVGLASATGEVFVVKPQAPLPAFSKSTRGAEVETAELKDAIAFVSAHLDELGERAGGTSAEIFEALKMFLEDDELFDMSVEHINDGWGAAAAYGKAVDTFAELMGGDPTFAERVADLQDLSKRVQARLAGIDMGLTLPTNGRIILVGEDFSPADTAQFTDAVIGVVTIKGGPTSHTAIICRSKSIAAVVSCAGAAELKNGDQVLVDPVGDRVVFGGDDTLATKAIQFVAVNDEPVIPVRANIGTLGDAESAAQTAAVGVGLFRTELLYLSAATAPTIEQQVAEYSAILAAAPDGPIVVRTIDAGSDKPVPFLNMPHEENPSLGVRGFRLIEEHREFIESQLRSIEQARVATGREVWVMAPMIATVAEAAQFCDLARSIGGYKVGVMVETPSIATVIEQLEGIVDFVSIGTNDLSQYLFAADRMNPSLGALLNHWQPALIRTLARIAAGGAQGGFSVGVCGESASDPTFAVVLAGLGINSVSVSKSQVNAVRNALASLDLGAAKEVANKVLAARSAEEAKAVALEALASL; translated from the coding sequence GTGACACTTACTCAAGGAACAGTTCTAAGCGGCTTGGGCGTAGGCCTGGCCTCGGCAACCGGCGAAGTTTTTGTGGTCAAGCCACAGGCACCACTGCCCGCTTTCAGCAAATCAACGCGCGGAGCCGAGGTTGAAACTGCCGAACTCAAAGATGCGATCGCATTCGTTTCGGCACATCTCGACGAGTTAGGTGAACGCGCCGGCGGAACTTCAGCCGAGATTTTTGAAGCTCTGAAGATGTTCCTTGAAGACGATGAACTGTTTGACATGTCGGTCGAACACATCAATGACGGATGGGGTGCGGCCGCAGCCTATGGCAAAGCCGTAGACACTTTTGCCGAATTGATGGGCGGCGACCCAACTTTTGCCGAGCGCGTTGCCGACCTACAAGATCTTTCAAAGCGAGTTCAGGCGCGACTAGCCGGAATCGACATGGGCTTGACCTTGCCAACCAACGGTCGAATCATTTTGGTGGGCGAAGATTTTTCACCAGCCGATACCGCACAATTTACCGATGCAGTAATTGGTGTGGTCACCATCAAGGGTGGGCCAACCTCGCACACCGCAATCATCTGCCGCTCAAAGAGCATTGCCGCCGTGGTCTCTTGTGCCGGTGCCGCCGAATTGAAAAACGGCGATCAGGTTTTGGTCGACCCGGTCGGTGACCGAGTCGTCTTTGGCGGCGACGACACTTTGGCCACCAAGGCCATCCAATTTGTTGCAGTCAATGATGAGCCGGTGATTCCGGTTCGCGCAAACATTGGCACCCTCGGCGATGCCGAGTCCGCTGCCCAAACCGCCGCGGTTGGCGTTGGTCTGTTTAGAACAGAATTGCTGTACCTTTCGGCAGCTACAGCGCCGACAATTGAGCAACAGGTTGCCGAATACTCTGCAATCTTGGCGGCGGCACCAGATGGCCCAATAGTAGTTCGCACAATCGATGCCGGATCAGATAAGCCAGTTCCGTTTTTGAACATGCCGCACGAAGAAAACCCATCGCTGGGTGTTCGCGGATTCCGCCTAATTGAAGAGCACCGCGAATTCATCGAGAGTCAGCTGCGTTCAATCGAACAAGCTCGCGTGGCCACGGGGCGCGAAGTCTGGGTGATGGCTCCGATGATTGCAACCGTTGCCGAAGCAGCGCAGTTCTGTGATCTTGCTCGTTCTATTGGCGGCTACAAAGTCGGTGTGATGGTTGAGACACCTTCTATCGCAACCGTAATTGAACAGCTTGAAGGCATAGTCGACTTTGTGTCGATTGGCACCAACGATTTGTCGCAGTACCTGTTTGCTGCTGACCGCATGAATCCATCTTTGGGTGCACTGCTAAACCACTGGCAGCCAGCACTGATTAGAACCCTTGCCCGAATTGCTGCCGGCGGTGCACAAGGCGGATTCTCGGTTGGTGTTTGCGGCGAGTCAGCATCCGACCCGACCTTTGCAGTAGTGCTAGCCGGATTGGGCATCAACTCAGTCAGCGTTTCGAAGTCACAGGTCAACGCGGTGCGCAACGCCTTGGCCTCGCTCGATTTGGGTGCTGCCAAAGAAGTTGCGAATAAGGTGCTTGCTGCTCGTTCGGCTGAAGAAGCTAAGGCAGTTGCCCTAGAGGCGCTTGCCTCACTTTAG
- a CDS encoding PTS sugar transporter subunit IIA, which produces MTKVVTSPEIVIVGLEADTKEQATRQLAELLLADERLTSIDGYLEAVAKREEHFPTGIEGGIAIPHAQSDLVVTPSVAVGISPTGVDFGADDGKSDLIFLIAAPASGGNAHLEILSKLARKVMNEEFRESLRAEKDPAAVAAIITREVQ; this is translated from the coding sequence TTGACCAAAGTCGTAACGTCGCCAGAAATCGTAATCGTTGGTCTCGAAGCCGACACCAAAGAGCAGGCGACCCGCCAGTTGGCTGAACTTTTGTTAGCAGACGAACGACTTACTTCAATCGACGGATACCTCGAAGCTGTTGCGAAACGAGAAGAACACTTTCCAACGGGTATTGAGGGCGGTATTGCAATTCCCCACGCTCAAAGCGATTTAGTGGTCACCCCTTCGGTCGCGGTTGGCATCTCGCCAACCGGTGTTGACTTTGGCGCCGACGATGGCAAGTCAGACCTGATTTTCCTAATCGCCGCTCCGGCATCTGGTGGCAACGCGCATCTCGAAATTTTGTCGAAACTCGCTCGCAAAGTTATGAACGAAGAATTTCGCGAATCACTTCGCGCTGAAAAAGACCCCGCTGCAGTTGCAGCGATCATTACCCGAGAGGTTCAGTAA